The proteins below are encoded in one region of Pleuronectes platessa chromosome 14, fPlePla1.1, whole genome shotgun sequence:
- the LOC128456089 gene encoding olfactory receptor 6N2-like yields MDDEVNVTYITFDGHVELQKYRYVYFVVMFALYIIIICWNSIIVYLIVIHKNLHEPMYIFIAALLINSILYSTTIYPKLLIDFLSEEQITTFPRCLFQSAVYYTMTGSEFLLLSAMAYDRYVSICKPLQYPTIMRKTTVKVCLFIAWFVPACELGISVVLYINVKICHNTLKGLFCNTSIFTLQCVPSVALSIYGVFLLVNICLLPMLFILFTYIRILIVTNRRFKTTRTKALQTCLPHLLVLINLSGFVAYDVIVVRLESDIPKLARFILTLQIMVYHPLLNPFIYGLKMKEISKHLKHLLFQVESH; encoded by the coding sequence ATGGATGATGAAGTCAATGTAACGTATATAACTTTCGATGGACATGTGGAGTTGCAGAAATACAGATATGTGTATTTTGTGGTCATGTttgcattatatattataataatctgTTGGAATTCCATCATTGTGTATCTTATTGTGATTCATAAAAACCTCCATGAGCCGATGTACATCTTCATTGCAGCTTTGTTAATCAACTCTATTCTTTACAGCACAACAATCTACCCCAAGCTTTTGATCGACTTCTTATCTGAAGAACAGATCACGACTTTCCCACGTTGTCTCTTTCAATCTGCTGTGTATTACACTATGACCGGTTCAGAGTTTCTATTGTTGTCGGCCATGGCTTATGACAGATATGTGTCCATATGTAAACCTCTGCAATATCCAACCATCATGAGGAAGACAACTGTAAAAGTCTGTCTCTTCATAGCTTGGTTTGTTCCTGCTTGTGAACTTGGAATATCAGTTGTATTGTATATTAATGTAAAGATCTGTCACAACACTCTGAAAGGCCTCTTCTGCAACACGTCCATTTTCACACTTCAATGTGTGCCCTCAGTGGCTCTGTCCATTTATGGAGTGTTTCTGTTAGTGAATATTTGTCTTCTCCCGATGCTCTTCATACTTTTTACATACATCAGGATACTCATCGTCACTAACAGAAGGTTTAAAACAACGAGGACAAAAGCTCTACAGACCTGTTTACCTCACCTGCTGGTTCTTATCAACCTTTCCGGTTTTGTTGCTTATGATGTCATTGTAGTTCGTTTGGAATCAGATATACCAAAACTTGCCCGTTTCATATTGACATTACAAATAATGGTGTATCATCCTCTTCTTAATCCATTTATATACGgactgaaaatgaaagaaatctccaaacacctcaaacattTGTTGTTCCAGGTCGAATCCCATTAA
- the LOC128455977 gene encoding olfactory receptor 13C9: MDDEVNVTYITFDGHVELQKYRHLYFVVMFVLYIIIICWNSTIVYLIVIHENLHEPMYIFIAALLINSILYSTTIYPKLLIDFLSEEQITTFPLCQFQSAVYYTMTTSEFLLLSAMAYDRYVSICKPLQYSTIMRKTTVKVCLFTAWFVPACELGISVLLYINVKICHYSMQGLFCNTSIFKLQCVPSVALSIYGVFVLVNICLLPMLFIVFTYIRILIVTNRRFKTTRTKALQTCLPHLLVLINLSGFVAYDVIVVRLESDIPKLARFVLTLQIMVYHPLLNPFIYGLKMKEISKHLKHLLFQVESH, from the coding sequence ATGGATGATGAAGTCAATGTAACGTATATAACTTTCGATGGACATGTGGAGTTGCAGAAATACagacatttgtattttgtggtCATGTTTgtactatatattataataatctgTTGGAATTCCACCATTGTGTATCTTATTGTGATTCATGAAAACCTCCATGAGCCGATGTACATCTTCATTGCAGCTTTGTTAATCAACTCTATTCTTTACAGCACAACAATCTACCCCAAGCTTTTGATCGACTTCTTATCTGAAGAACAGATCACGACTTTCCCACTTTGTCAGTTTCAATCTGCTGTGTATTACACTATGACCACGTCAGAGTTTCTATTGTTGTCGGCCATGGCTTATGACAGATATGTGTCCATATGTAAACCTCTGCAATATTCAACCATCATGAGGAAGACAACTGTAAAAGTCTGTCTCTTCACAGCTTGGTTTGTTCCTGCTTGTGAACTTGGAATATCAGTTTTATTGTATATTAATGTAAAGATCTGTCACTACAGTATGCAAGGCCTCTTCTGCAACACGTCCATTTTCAAACTTCAATGTGTGCCCTCAGTGGCTCTGTCCATTTATGGAGTGTTTGTGTTAGTGAATATTTGTCTTCTCCCGATGCTCTTCATAGTTTTTACATACATCAGGATACTCATCGTCACTAACAGAAGGTTTAAAACAACGAGGACAAAAGCTCTACAGACCTGTTTACCTCACCTGCTGGTTCTTATCAACCTTTCCGGTTTTGTTGCGTATGACGTCATTGTAGTTCGTTTGGAATCAGATATACCAAAACTTGCCCGTTTCGTATTGACATTACAAATAATGGTGTATCATCCTCTTCTTAATCCATTTATATACGgactgaaaatgaaagaaatctccaaacacctcaaacattTGTTGTTCCAGGTCGAATCCCATTAA
- the LOC128456097 gene encoding olfactory receptor 6N2-like produces MDDEVNVTYITFDGHVELQKYRHLYFVVMFALYIIIICWNSTIVYLIVIHKNLHEPMYIFIAALLINSILYSTTIYPKLLIDFLSEEQIMTFPRCLFQAAVYYTMTGSEFLLLSAMAYDRYVSICKPLQYPTIMRKTTVKVCLFIAWFVPACELGISVVLYINVKICHNSLKGLFCNTSIFKLQCVPSVALSIYGVFLLVNICLLPMLFIVFTYIRILIVTNRRFKTTRTKALQTCLPHLLVLINLSCFMAYDVIVVRLESDIPKLARFILTLQIMVYHPLLNPFIYGLKMKEISKHLKHLLFQVESH; encoded by the coding sequence ATGGATGATGAAGTCAATGTAACGTATATAACTTTCGATGGACATGTGGAGTTGCAGAAATACagacatttgtattttgtggtCATGTttgcattatatattataataatctgTTGGAATTCGACCATTGTGTATCTTATTGTGATTCACAAAAACCTCCATGAGCCGATGTACATCTTCATTGCAGCTTTGTTAATCAACTCTATTCTTTACAGCACAACAATCTACCCCAAGCTTTTGATCGACTTCTTATCTGAAGAACAGATCATGACTTTCCCACGTTGTCTCTTTCAAGCTGCTGTGTATTACACTATGACCGGTTCAGAGTTTCTATTGTTGTCGGCCATGGCTTATGACAGATATGTGTCCATATGTAAACCTCTGCAATATCCAACCATCATGAGGAAGACAACTGTAAAAGTCTGTCTCTTCATAGCTTGGTTTGTTCCTGCTTGTGAACTTGGAATATCAGTTGTATTGTATATTAATGTAAAGATCTGTCACAACAGTCTGAAAGGCCTCTTCTGCAACACGTCCATTTTTAAACTTCAATGTGTGCCCTCAGTGGCTCTGTCCATTTATGGAGTGTTTCTGTTAGTGAATATTTGTCTTCTCCCGATGCTCTTCATAGTTTTTACATACATCAGGATACTCATCGTCACTAACAGAAGGTTTAAAACAACGAGGACAAAAGCTCTACAGACCTGTTTACCTCACCTGCTGGTTCTTATCAACCTTTCCTGTTTTATGGCGTATGACGTCATTGTAGTTCGTTTGGAATCAGATATACCAAAACTTGCCCGTTTCATATTGACATTACAAATAATGGTGTATCATCCTCTTCTTAATCCATTTATATACGgactgaaaatgaaagaaatctccaaacacctcaaacattTGTTGTTCCAGGTCGAATCCCATTAA